The Catenulispora sp. GP43 genome has a window encoding:
- a CDS encoding SDR family NAD(P)-dependent oxidoreductase, whose product MRADGLAGRTALVTGGGSGIGRAVAVALAAAGARVIVAGRTAATLERTVELADEATAVWGGESLVGGQTWAPVVPAGAQAHIADVTDAGAVRALFAAIEHEHGRLDIAVNNAGRPAWGPVEQTPRAEWDAVLGVNLTGVWLCLQQEIDLMRRGGGGAVVNVVSRIGIPMREENQGVYAASKAALSILTRTAARECAGAGIRINAVSPGPTDTAMARWEAESPAERDARVARTVPIGRLADPAEIAAAVRWLVSDEASYVVGHDLVVDGGLSA is encoded by the coding sequence ATGCGCGCGGACGGACTGGCCGGCCGGACGGCCCTGGTCACCGGAGGGGGCTCGGGCATCGGCCGGGCCGTGGCGGTCGCGCTGGCCGCCGCCGGAGCCCGGGTGATCGTGGCCGGCCGGACCGCCGCGACGCTGGAGCGGACCGTTGAGCTGGCCGACGAGGCGACCGCTGTGTGGGGCGGCGAGTCGCTTGTGGGCGGCCAAACCTGGGCGCCGGTCGTGCCGGCCGGCGCCCAGGCACACATCGCGGACGTCACCGACGCCGGCGCCGTGCGGGCGCTGTTCGCCGCGATCGAGCACGAGCACGGCCGGCTGGACATCGCGGTGAACAACGCCGGCCGGCCCGCCTGGGGCCCGGTCGAGCAGACCCCGCGCGCCGAATGGGACGCCGTGCTCGGCGTGAACCTCACCGGCGTGTGGCTGTGCCTGCAGCAGGAGATCGACCTCATGCGCCGCGGCGGCGGGGGAGCGGTGGTCAACGTGGTCTCCCGCATCGGCATCCCGATGCGCGAGGAGAACCAGGGCGTGTACGCGGCCAGCAAGGCCGCGCTGAGCATCCTGACCCGGACCGCGGCCCGCGAGTGCGCCGGCGCCGGCATCCGGATCAACGCCGTCAGCCCCGGCCCCACCGACACCGCGATGGCCCGGTGGGAGGCCGAGAGCCCGGCCGAACGCGACGCGCGCGTGGCCCGCACCGTCCCGATCGGCCGGCTGGCCGACCCCGCCGAGATCGCCGCCGCCGTGCGCTGGCTGGTCTCCGACGAGGCCTCCTACGTCGTCGGCCACGACCTGGTGGTCGACGGAGGGCTGAGCGCCTGA
- a CDS encoding isochorismatase family protein encodes MTASGIDPIEPYPVPTESELPVQRAAWSADPGRAVLLIHDMQEYFLRFFPAGREPLETVLRNAVRLREACADLGVPVVYTAQPGAMSPRQRGLLAELWGPGMGAVEADRAIVPELAPKPGDRVLTKWRYSAFHRTPLADVLWQTGRDQLIVCGVFAHIGCLTSCVDAFSRDVQAFLAADAVADFSAEKHRLALAMAAESCAATPTTDRLLRALAEAAR; translated from the coding sequence GTGACCGCGTCCGGAATCGATCCCATCGAGCCCTATCCGGTACCCACCGAGAGCGAGCTGCCCGTGCAACGCGCCGCGTGGAGCGCCGATCCGGGCCGTGCCGTGTTGTTGATCCATGACATGCAGGAGTACTTCCTGCGGTTCTTCCCGGCCGGGCGGGAGCCGCTGGAGACGGTGCTGAGGAACGCCGTCCGGCTGCGCGAGGCGTGTGCGGATCTGGGGGTCCCCGTGGTCTACACCGCGCAGCCCGGGGCGATGAGCCCGCGCCAGCGCGGGCTGCTGGCCGAGCTGTGGGGCCCGGGCATGGGCGCCGTGGAGGCCGACCGCGCGATCGTGCCCGAGCTCGCGCCGAAGCCCGGCGACCGGGTCCTGACGAAGTGGCGCTACAGCGCCTTCCACCGCACGCCGCTGGCCGACGTGCTCTGGCAGACCGGGCGCGACCAGCTGATCGTGTGCGGGGTCTTCGCCCACATCGGGTGCCTGACCAGCTGCGTGGACGCCTTCAGCCGGGACGTGCAGGCGTTCCTGGCCGCCGACGCCGTCGCCGATTTCAGCGCCGAGAAGCACCGTCTGGCGCTGGCGATGGCGGCCGAGTCCTGTGCGGCCACGCCCACCACGGACCGGTTACTGCGAGCGCTCGCGGAGGCGGCCCGATGA
- a CDS encoding peptide ligase PGM1-related protein gives MSQLIIGNQLTEETAEGEGALPSEYRRFLSVISHRMVWFAQDGDVLVLPSRPGEGFLAYVRRVNGLAEGEPLIVVPQPGRQGAELLYDDRLAAPEFVAGLRTLIAERGVDRVFPFHLGAAVLRLARETGLDGPFGGVAFLAERGGELVNSKAAFRAVAAGNAVPIPDGKVCVEPAEAEEFAWPLLAGGQSVIVKQDLHGGGYGNELLVPAEGVTGVGATNTVVVPDRAALAAHLVRSWPRYSYGGSRPVVVEHYIHDCGQLYIEFRVTAEAVSVLDYGQVRMEPIMHGLVLPPPPEEVPDLAEFVAGATRVAQALRAVGYRGYAGLDAIVTPAGRVLFNEVNGRVAGSTHLDALARRAVGEDYLTARVLISRNRVPWPSFTEAEALLDKHGLAFDPDERTGILLPGDDDAPDGPTGQFLVVGRDHGHAGELERRALAAFGLDGGPDGALNGALNGAPDGAPNETEV, from the coding sequence ATGAGTCAGCTCATCATCGGCAACCAGCTCACCGAGGAGACCGCCGAGGGCGAAGGCGCCCTGCCGTCGGAGTACCGGCGGTTCCTGTCCGTGATCTCGCACCGCATGGTGTGGTTCGCACAGGACGGTGATGTTCTGGTCCTGCCGTCGCGCCCCGGCGAGGGGTTCCTGGCATACGTTCGGCGGGTCAACGGATTGGCGGAGGGCGAGCCGCTCATCGTGGTCCCGCAGCCGGGCCGCCAGGGTGCGGAGCTGCTCTATGACGACCGGCTCGCCGCCCCGGAGTTCGTGGCGGGTCTCCGGACGCTGATCGCAGAGCGGGGGGTGGACCGGGTCTTCCCGTTCCACCTCGGCGCGGCGGTCCTCCGCCTGGCCCGGGAAACCGGGCTGGACGGGCCGTTCGGCGGGGTGGCGTTCCTCGCTGAGCGAGGCGGCGAGCTGGTCAACAGTAAGGCGGCGTTCCGGGCGGTCGCCGCCGGGAACGCCGTCCCGATCCCCGACGGCAAGGTCTGCGTCGAGCCGGCCGAGGCCGAGGAGTTCGCATGGCCGCTGCTGGCCGGCGGGCAGTCCGTGATCGTCAAGCAGGACCTGCACGGCGGCGGCTACGGCAACGAGCTCCTGGTGCCCGCCGAGGGCGTGACCGGCGTCGGGGCCACCAACACCGTCGTGGTCCCGGACCGGGCCGCACTGGCCGCGCACCTGGTCCGCTCCTGGCCGCGCTACTCCTACGGCGGCTCCCGGCCGGTCGTCGTCGAGCACTACATCCACGACTGCGGCCAGCTCTACATCGAGTTCCGCGTGACCGCCGAGGCCGTCTCGGTCCTGGACTACGGCCAGGTGCGGATGGAACCGATCATGCACGGCCTGGTGCTGCCGCCGCCACCAGAGGAGGTGCCGGACCTGGCGGAGTTCGTCGCCGGGGCCACCCGCGTCGCGCAGGCGCTGCGCGCCGTCGGCTACCGCGGCTACGCCGGCCTGGACGCGATCGTCACCCCGGCCGGGCGCGTGCTGTTCAACGAGGTCAACGGCCGGGTCGCCGGATCCACCCACCTCGACGCCCTCGCCCGCCGCGCGGTCGGCGAGGACTACCTGACCGCCAGGGTCCTGATCTCCCGTAATCGGGTGCCCTGGCCTTCCTTCACCGAGGCCGAGGCCCTGCTGGACAAGCACGGCCTGGCCTTCGACCCGGATGAGCGCACCGGGATCCTGCTGCCCGGCGACGACGACGCCCCGGACGGCCCGACCGGCCAGTTCCTGGTCGTCGGCCGGGACCACGGGCACGCCGGCGAGCTGGAGCGGCGCGCCCTGGCCGCCTTCGGCCTGGACGGTGGCCCGGACGGTGCCCTGAACGGCGCCCTGAACGGCGCTCCGGACGGCGCCCCGAACGAAACAGAGGTCTGA